One genomic segment of Desulfocapsa sulfexigens DSM 10523 includes these proteins:
- a CDS encoding ABC transporter permease has translation MTFFRFRTVWLRNNLVWSKHITSTLIGNLGQPLLFLLAMGYGLGKQVGTIEGLTYLQFLAPGLAASSVMYSAAFETTYGAYTRLTIQKTYEAILVTPLGVTDIVLGEIFWGASKGLLSGIIMLAALPLFGVWPSPWTLTLLPLLFLSGIFFAALGLIMTALATNYEFFNYFISLVLTPLFLFSGIFFSLHSIPERVRIFFELLPLTPFVTLSRMLCYGQFDQPWFVKLIGLSVLTFFTCQVAIFLIRKRLIQ, from the coding sequence ATGACCTTTTTTCGCTTCCGGACAGTCTGGCTGCGTAACAATCTGGTCTGGAGTAAGCACATCACTTCGACCCTGATAGGCAACCTGGGACAACCTCTGCTCTTCCTGCTGGCCATGGGCTACGGACTTGGCAAACAAGTAGGAACCATTGAAGGCCTGACCTATCTGCAATTCCTCGCTCCCGGCCTCGCCGCCTCCTCGGTCATGTACAGCGCCGCCTTTGAAACAACATATGGTGCCTATACCCGGCTGACAATTCAAAAGACTTATGAGGCCATCCTGGTTACACCGCTTGGGGTTACCGATATAGTTCTCGGTGAGATTTTCTGGGGGGCCAGCAAAGGTTTGTTGTCCGGTATCATCATGCTTGCAGCCCTGCCACTTTTTGGTGTCTGGCCTTCTCCATGGACCCTTACCCTGCTACCATTACTTTTCCTTTCCGGGATATTTTTTGCTGCCTTGGGGCTCATCATGACCGCCCTTGCTACCAATTATGAATTCTTCAACTACTTTATTTCTCTTGTCCTTACACCTCTCTTTCTCTTTTCAGGGATCTTCTTCTCACTCCATTCCATTCCTGAAAGAGTCAGAATATTTTTTGAATTACTGCCCCTCACTCCCTTTGTTACATTGTCTCGCATGCTCTGCTATGGCCAGTTTGATCAGCCATGGTTTGTAAAACTAATAGGACTGTCTGTCCTTACATTTTTTACCTGCCAGGTGGCTATCTTTCTCATACGAAAAAGGCTTATTCAATAA
- a CDS encoding ABC transporter ATP-binding protein produces the protein MINSDIAPTVVVAELTKMFQERCAVDNISFSIRGGECLGFLGPNGAGKTTTIKMLLGLMTKSSGTITLLGMHIPEQLREAKQLIGVVPQADSLDPDLTVQENLLTYAAFYNIPRRIASAKADELLQFFALTNRKDEVIERLSGGQRRRLLLARALINNPKLLILDEPTVGLDPQSRQLIWQHLEMLQEQGMTMLLTSHYLDEVERLSDRVLILDHGTIVTEGIPQQLIKELVGVDVFEVEGGQSELDTLEEAFQKCNATTERVNDRLYAYTQEDCSRLEALLANSRKWLRRPANLEDLFIQLTGRSLRES, from the coding sequence ATGATCAACTCAGATATTGCTCCCACTGTCGTTGTTGCAGAGCTGACAAAAATGTTTCAGGAACGTTGTGCAGTAGACAATATCAGTTTTTCCATCCGGGGTGGAGAATGTCTTGGCTTCTTGGGGCCAAATGGAGCCGGCAAAACCACCACGATCAAGATGTTGCTCGGATTAATGACAAAAAGCAGCGGCACTATAACTCTTCTGGGGATGCACATTCCGGAGCAGTTGCGTGAAGCCAAACAGCTTATTGGTGTGGTCCCTCAAGCGGACAGCCTGGATCCTGACCTCACCGTACAGGAAAATCTACTCACCTATGCAGCATTTTATAACATTCCACGTCGAATAGCATCGGCAAAGGCCGACGAACTTCTCCAGTTTTTTGCACTGACCAACAGAAAAGATGAGGTGATAGAGCGTCTTTCAGGGGGACAGCGAAGAAGATTACTGCTTGCCCGGGCTCTCATCAATAACCCGAAACTGCTTATCCTGGACGAGCCCACCGTCGGCCTTGACCCCCAATCCCGCCAACTGATATGGCAACATCTTGAAATGCTGCAGGAACAGGGGATGACCATGCTGTTAACCAGTCATTATCTCGATGAGGTGGAGAGACTTAGCGACAGGGTTCTTATCCTTGATCACGGAACAATTGTCACCGAGGGAATTCCACAGCAATTGATTAAAGAGCTTGTCGGTGTGGATGTCTTTGAAGTGGAGGGGGGGCAATCGGAACTTGACACCCTGGAAGAAGCTTTCCAAAAATGTAACGCAACCACCGAGCGAGTAAACGACAGGCTTTATGCCTATACTCAGGAAGATTGCAGCCGTCTTGAAGCGTTACTGGCAAACTCCCGCAAATGGCTGCGCAGACCTGCTAACCTGGAGGATCTTTTTATCCAGTTAACCGGGAGGTCATTACGAGAATCATGA
- the corA gene encoding magnesium/cobalt transporter CorA, translating into MARFLKNKEASMGKSPGELIFIGEQKIDESRIQILDYDQEHLDEKFLNDIKDGIPYKDTATVTWLNVYGLHDTELLKAIGQGFGLHSLVLEDISNTGQRPKMEDYDDYIYFVLKMMRYDEDEGRIHSEQLSMILGETFLITFQEQPADVFEPVRKRIRNQKGRIRKVGIDYLAYALLDTIVDNYNFIIERMGEQIEDIEDEILDNPTKDVLTRINNYKREMNYLRKTIRPAKEFILQLSRLESDLIQEQTIPFLKDLLDLVSQAVEVIDTYREMLSDHLNIYNTGIGNKLNEIMKVLTIFSAIFIPLTFIAGIYGTNFEYLPELHFRYSYFVFWGVMLAVALVMVRFFKRRNWL; encoded by the coding sequence ATGGCAAGATTCTTAAAAAATAAAGAGGCCTCCATGGGCAAGTCCCCTGGTGAACTGATTTTTATCGGGGAACAGAAAATAGATGAATCGAGGATCCAGATTCTTGATTATGATCAGGAACATCTGGATGAAAAATTTCTAAACGATATCAAAGACGGCATTCCTTATAAAGATACGGCGACAGTCACCTGGCTCAACGTATACGGCCTCCATGATACGGAATTGCTCAAAGCCATTGGCCAGGGATTCGGACTCCATAGCCTGGTCCTTGAGGATATCAGCAATACAGGCCAGCGCCCGAAAATGGAGGATTACGATGATTATATTTATTTTGTCCTCAAGATGATGCGTTATGACGAGGATGAAGGGAGAATCCACAGTGAACAGTTGAGCATGATCCTTGGAGAAACCTTTTTAATCACCTTTCAAGAACAACCGGCTGATGTCTTCGAGCCGGTTCGGAAACGGATAAGGAACCAGAAAGGGAGAATCCGCAAGGTGGGTATAGATTATCTTGCATATGCCCTGCTGGATACCATAGTCGACAATTATAATTTTATTATTGAACGGATGGGTGAACAGATTGAAGACATTGAAGATGAAATCCTCGACAACCCAACGAAGGATGTCCTGACGCGGATAAATAACTACAAGCGTGAGATGAACTACCTCCGCAAAACGATTCGTCCTGCCAAAGAATTTATTCTGCAACTGAGCAGACTGGAGTCAGACCTTATCCAGGAACAGACCATCCCTTTTCTCAAAGACCTTCTTGATCTCGTCAGCCAGGCTGTCGAGGTTATTGACACTTACCGGGAAATGCTTTCAGACCACTTGAACATTTACAACACCGGAATAGGTAACAAACTGAATGAAATAATGAAAGTCCTAACCATTTTTTCGGCAATCTTTATCCCTCTCACCTTTATTGCCGGTATTTATGGAACAAACTTTGAATACCTTCCGGAACTGCATTTTCGCTACAGTTATTTCGTCTTCTGGGGTGTAATGCTGGCTGTTGCTCTAGTCATGGTCCGATTTTTTAAACGTAGAAACTGGCTCTGA
- a CDS encoding superoxide dismutase produces the protein MTITLPDLPYQKDGLAPHISSQTLEFHHGKHHSTYVANLNKLIEGTDLAGDTLEDIIRKTVKDESKTAIYNNAAQVWNHTFYWNCMKPGGGGMPMGAIAEKIVADFGGYDTFVEQLKNSALTQFGSGWAWLVIKNNKLTIMKTANADTPIAHNIKPLLTVDVWEHAYYLDYQNARGTYLDVFIQNLINWEFVNKNLV, from the coding sequence ATGACGATTACGCTGCCTGATCTTCCTTATCAAAAAGACGGTCTGGCTCCACACATCAGCTCACAAACCCTGGAATTTCATCATGGAAAACACCATAGTACCTATGTTGCCAATCTTAACAAACTCATAGAAGGCACAGATTTGGCTGGAGACACCCTGGAGGATATTATCAGAAAGACAGTAAAAGATGAGAGTAAAACCGCAATCTATAACAATGCAGCACAGGTATGGAACCACACATTTTACTGGAACTGTATGAAACCTGGGGGTGGCGGGATGCCAATGGGAGCCATCGCTGAAAAAATAGTTGCTGACTTTGGTGGGTATGACACATTTGTTGAGCAGTTAAAAAATAGCGCTCTTACACAATTCGGAAGTGGATGGGCGTGGCTGGTTATAAAAAACAACAAACTGACAATTATGAAAACTGCAAATGCTGACACCCCCATAGCCCATAATATCAAACCGTTATTAACGGTTGATGTCTGGGAGCACGCCTATTACCTGGACTACCAAAATGCGCGGGGTACCTATCTTGATGTTTTTATTCAAAACCTCATCAATTGGGAATTCGTTAACAAAAATCTGGTTTGA
- a CDS encoding diadenylate cyclase, protein MKIMQIYTDIFLNWQALLDIVLIAAGLFFLHRTFLRLGTWKILIGILAAFVLFILASVLNLEGIEWIFKNVSHVALLGVIVIFQPEIRKIFEKMVSIAVAKKNITSSDTDQIVADSLWALAAQKRGAIIVFPGKEQIQDKISGGNVLKALPSVSLIKSIFDPNSPGHDGAVIIADNLLSHFGVRLPMSKSSTLSEDYGTRHHAAMGMVEETDSLVLLVSEERGHVSSFMDGEMTRLNSPEEIIQVIEKHFTRIGVTPFAQAVSLSPRTVLQVMCSLLVAIIFWSTVILGQKQLVERTLTVPIEYTSPGEGLVLVGTKVYELVIHAAGPKSAMNDFALSAPNALINLSKMAEGTQRVPVTGDNIEYPSEITLLDISPAELELTLAGIVKKTVPITPQFIGQLPSGLKIKKIQVSPAEIQVFTPPSQQENKTLAVSTTPIYLSSISSDSKILCKIIAPPSFQPVEKRWPDVEVLITFE, encoded by the coding sequence ATGAAAATAATGCAGATATATACGGATATTTTTCTGAACTGGCAGGCTCTTCTTGATATCGTGTTGATAGCTGCCGGTCTGTTTTTCCTCCATCGAACATTTTTAAGGCTTGGTACCTGGAAAATCCTGATAGGGATACTGGCTGCATTTGTTTTGTTTATCCTCGCCAGTGTCCTGAATCTGGAGGGTATTGAATGGATTTTCAAGAATGTCAGTCATGTTGCCCTGCTTGGTGTGATAGTCATTTTCCAGCCAGAGATTCGAAAAATATTCGAGAAGATGGTTTCCATCGCTGTCGCTAAGAAAAATATCACTTCAAGCGATACTGATCAGATAGTGGCTGACAGCCTCTGGGCCCTTGCAGCACAGAAACGGGGGGCGATAATCGTCTTTCCAGGGAAAGAACAGATCCAGGATAAAATATCCGGAGGCAATGTCCTTAAAGCGCTTCCCAGTGTTTCGTTGATAAAAAGTATTTTTGATCCCAATTCTCCAGGGCATGATGGTGCTGTGATCATCGCTGACAACCTTCTGAGCCATTTCGGTGTGCGACTGCCCATGTCAAAGAGTTCCACTCTGTCTGAAGATTACGGGACTCGTCACCATGCGGCCATGGGGATGGTGGAAGAAACTGACTCTCTTGTACTTCTTGTCTCGGAAGAGCGGGGACATGTTTCTTCTTTTATGGATGGGGAAATGACCCGCTTAAATTCTCCGGAAGAGATTATTCAGGTGATAGAAAAACATTTTACCAGGATTGGTGTCACCCCTTTTGCACAGGCAGTTTCCCTAAGCCCGAGAACCGTGCTGCAGGTTATGTGCAGTCTGCTCGTCGCTATTATCTTCTGGTCTACAGTGATCCTGGGTCAGAAACAACTGGTTGAGCGAACCCTCACTGTTCCTATTGAATATACCTCTCCCGGCGAAGGGTTGGTTCTTGTAGGAACCAAGGTGTACGAGCTCGTTATTCACGCAGCTGGACCCAAGTCAGCTATGAACGATTTTGCTCTCTCAGCCCCCAATGCCCTGATTAACTTGTCCAAGATGGCGGAAGGTACTCAAAGAGTTCCTGTGACAGGTGACAATATAGAATATCCCAGTGAGATAACACTACTTGATATCTCACCCGCAGAGCTTGAATTGACTCTGGCAGGTATTGTTAAGAAAACCGTACCAATAACTCCACAGTTTATTGGTCAATTGCCAAGTGGCTTAAAAATAAAGAAAATTCAAGTATCCCCCGCAGAGATCCAGGTATTTACACCACCGAGTCAGCAGGAAAATAAGACTCTCGCTGTTTCAACCACCCCGATATATCTCAGTTCTATTTCCAGTGATAGTAAAATTCTCTGTAAAATAATTGCCCCGCCTTCGTTTCAACCAGTCGAGAAAAGATGGCCGGATGTTGAAGTTCTTATAACTTTCGAATGA
- the mgtE gene encoding magnesium transporter: protein MQDIQQVMVFVERLVAQDIGKAVKILEETPRKDAAAILANMSPESVAQIIRRLQTSFSATLLEERNVESAASILTSLPPNQAASIVMHLSTQSRDRLLPHISGTLLEKIRDLYTYPEGSVGRYMSTDYLTFLKHEEAGDVIEKIRALASKKTFPASYAYVVDDDGILQGVLNMRDLMLARPEQPLSSFMIANVYTLHCFLDRSEATREMAKRKYFAAPIVDNENRILGVIKAENLLTGLKEDVTADLLKMVGAGGDEKTFSPISFALKKRLLWLNVNLVTAFLAAAVVAMFEGIIAKITILAIFLPVIAGQGGNAGAQSLAVVMRGLVMREIPAKRVRELIWKETRLGAINGVAIGIVTALIAWLWHGNPWLGLVIGLGMILNLAIAGLAGSSIPILMKKMGIDPAQSSSIILTTVTDVMGFLAFLGLAVIFQDYLI from the coding sequence ATGCAGGATATACAGCAGGTTATGGTGTTTGTGGAACGTCTTGTGGCCCAGGATATCGGCAAGGCTGTAAAAATCCTTGAAGAAACACCTAGAAAAGATGCGGCCGCAATTTTGGCAAACATGTCACCTGAAAGTGTGGCGCAGATAATCCGCAGACTACAGACCAGTTTTTCTGCAACCCTCCTTGAAGAGCGGAATGTGGAGTCAGCGGCATCCATCCTCACCTCCCTTCCACCTAATCAGGCGGCGTCTATCGTCATGCATCTTTCTACACAATCCCGGGATCGCCTGCTGCCCCATATCTCCGGTACACTTTTAGAAAAAATAAGGGATTTGTATACCTATCCGGAAGGGAGCGTGGGGAGGTATATGTCAACGGATTATCTTACTTTCCTGAAACATGAAGAAGCTGGAGATGTGATAGAAAAAATAAGGGCGCTTGCCAGTAAAAAGACCTTTCCAGCATCGTATGCCTATGTTGTCGATGATGATGGGATTCTGCAGGGTGTGTTGAATATGCGTGATCTCATGCTTGCAAGACCAGAGCAGCCTCTTAGTTCTTTTATGATTGCAAATGTTTACACACTTCATTGTTTTCTCGACAGGAGTGAGGCGACCAGGGAGATGGCTAAGCGCAAATATTTTGCAGCACCTATAGTAGATAATGAAAACAGAATTCTTGGGGTTATCAAAGCTGAAAATTTACTAACCGGCCTCAAGGAGGATGTTACTGCCGACCTCTTGAAAATGGTTGGTGCTGGCGGCGATGAGAAAACATTCTCCCCGATCAGTTTTGCCTTGAAAAAGAGACTGCTCTGGCTAAATGTAAACCTGGTCACTGCTTTTCTTGCAGCGGCTGTGGTTGCAATGTTTGAGGGTATTATTGCGAAGATAACAATTCTGGCGATATTCCTGCCGGTTATTGCCGGGCAGGGTGGAAATGCCGGGGCACAATCTCTTGCTGTTGTGATGCGTGGGCTTGTGATGCGTGAAATTCCGGCAAAGAGAGTACGGGAACTCATATGGAAAGAAACACGTTTGGGAGCAATTAATGGCGTTGCTATTGGAATAGTGACGGCCCTTATTGCCTGGCTATGGCATGGTAACCCATGGTTAGGGCTCGTTATCGGCCTTGGTATGATTTTAAATCTGGCCATTGCGGGCCTTGCAGGGAGTTCAATTCCTATCTTGATGAAAAAGATGGGTATTGATCCAGCACAAAGCTCTAGTATCATATTGACTACTGTAACCGACGTTATGGGTTTTCTGGCTTTTCTTGGACTTGCTGTGATTTTTCAAGATTATCTTATCTAA
- a CDS encoding chloride channel protein: protein MKYNLRKFMPGENTGMMIIASVIGLLAGLCNIVFRTIVHWVDEIFMVGGKDLLNIDQGGWHLLLLPLIPMAGMVLLIPLSLLFPGEVNGYGFTKFLRKVNLEGGYIKARTIALKIITTALTIGTGNSAGVEGPIAAIGGAAGSQVGQFFRVSGSRMKVYIAAGAAGGIAGMFNAPIAGIFFASEIVLLGTFEISSFSALVIASALSTVVTRAYYGEIPAFPIPHYVMVNPFVELPLYILLAIIIGLIAVFYIRVFYWVRDKYEALPLHPQLKPITGAFLIGCMAMAYPEIMGDGYSFIERVLNGEGAILLLFILIFMKIFATSITLGSGGAGGVFAPALFIGAMIGGCFGHIANMVFPSFTADPGAYATVGIGAFLAASTHAPMTAIFLLFEMTGNYLIIIPIMLTSIIGVVVSKKFNSDSIDTVDFTREGINIHEGREAAIMKSVRVGKAITEDVDFISERANINHLLEIFRMAKSSFYFPVVDDSGRMTGIISMQDVKNILHRAKAERVCYLVGGICSRDVIMLTPDDSLYTAMQLFDVKGIEEIPVVEDLENKWVVGMLKRRDVIAAYNHEVLKKGIAEKAETIRITCGG, encoded by the coding sequence ATGAAATATAACCTCCGAAAGTTCATGCCCGGCGAAAATACCGGCATGATGATTATTGCCTCCGTGATTGGTCTTCTGGCCGGTCTCTGCAATATCGTTTTTCGGACTATTGTTCATTGGGTGGATGAAATATTCATGGTTGGCGGAAAAGATCTGCTCAACATTGACCAGGGCGGCTGGCACCTCCTGTTACTCCCCCTCATTCCCATGGCCGGCATGGTTCTTTTGATTCCCCTTTCACTTCTTTTTCCAGGAGAAGTCAACGGCTACGGATTTACGAAATTTCTCCGCAAAGTCAATCTTGAGGGCGGATATATCAAGGCAAGAACCATAGCACTCAAGATTATCACCACTGCCCTTACCATCGGTACCGGGAATTCCGCCGGTGTTGAAGGTCCAATCGCCGCGATTGGTGGCGCAGCAGGATCTCAGGTTGGACAGTTTTTCAGAGTATCCGGCAGCAGGATGAAAGTATATATTGCAGCTGGCGCTGCAGGTGGGATAGCAGGGATGTTTAATGCCCCCATAGCCGGTATATTTTTTGCTTCGGAAATTGTACTCCTCGGCACCTTTGAAATTTCCTCCTTTTCCGCTCTTGTCATCGCTTCTGCTCTTTCTACCGTTGTCACACGAGCATATTACGGTGAAATACCCGCTTTCCCGATTCCACACTATGTTATGGTTAACCCCTTCGTGGAGTTGCCACTCTACATTCTTCTGGCAATCATCATCGGACTGATTGCGGTCTTCTATATCCGTGTCTTTTACTGGGTAAGAGACAAATACGAGGCATTGCCTCTACACCCGCAGCTGAAACCAATAACTGGTGCCTTTCTCATTGGCTGCATGGCGATGGCCTATCCCGAGATAATGGGAGATGGATACAGTTTCATAGAAAGAGTCCTCAATGGTGAGGGAGCTATTTTGCTTCTCTTTATTCTCATTTTTATGAAGATTTTTGCAACATCCATAACCCTTGGATCAGGTGGAGCCGGTGGAGTTTTTGCCCCTGCCCTCTTTATTGGGGCCATGATTGGAGGCTGTTTTGGACATATTGCCAATATGGTATTCCCCTCTTTCACTGCAGACCCCGGAGCATACGCTACGGTTGGTATTGGTGCTTTTCTGGCAGCTTCAACGCATGCACCCATGACCGCGATCTTCCTTCTTTTTGAAATGACCGGCAATTATCTTATTATTATCCCCATAATGCTGACCTCCATTATTGGTGTGGTGGTTTCCAAAAAATTCAATTCCGACTCCATCGACACCGTTGACTTTACCCGTGAAGGGATCAATATCCATGAGGGTCGTGAAGCCGCCATTATGAAGTCCGTCCGCGTTGGTAAGGCCATCACCGAAGATGTCGATTTTATTTCAGAACGAGCCAATATCAATCATCTCCTTGAAATATTCAGAATGGCAAAAAGCAGCTTTTACTTTCCCGTTGTTGATGACTCAGGCCGAATGACCGGTATTATCTCCATGCAGGACGTGAAAAACATACTGCACAGGGCAAAAGCAGAACGGGTCTGTTATCTGGTAGGCGGGATCTGCAGCAGAGACGTTATTATGTTGACCCCCGATGACTCCCTCTATACGGCAATGCAGCTCTTCGATGTGAAGGGAATTGAAGAAATTCCGGTTGTGGAAGATCTGGAAAACAAGTGGGTTGTGGGAATGCTGAAACGCCGTGATGTGATTGCCGCATATAACCATGAAGTATTAAAGAAAGGAATTGCCGAAAAAGCGGAGACAATTCGAATCACCTGTGGCGGGTAG
- a CDS encoding deoxyguanosinetriphosphate triphosphohydrolase family protein — translation MQAPSPQNSLLPMLDHLNRMEEERLSPAATRSTDAIRRRQEERNGYRQAFSLDADRIIHSRAYTRYIDKTQVFCMVSNDHITHRVLHVQLVSRIARTIGRFLKLNEDLIEAIALGHDIGHAPFGHDGENFLADLCRKHDLPPFQHNIQSVRFLNHLERKGRGWNLSLQTLDGILCHDGEVHANRISPGTVKNFASFDRELEKKKENPGYKLAPMTFEGCVVRMADTVAYIGRDIEDAILLKLIRREDIPESCRTQLGRTNGEIVYTLVTDLIRNSVLPSSGDSRNGHIGFSQEISEFLQELKTFNYKNIYLHPKTKTNLPLIQNCYEALFTHYLTQLESGQTTKPVDIMTDMDASYLESHTPAAMVCDYIAGMTDDFFLKQAANVGCKVPRKQ, via the coding sequence ATGCAGGCACCCAGCCCACAAAACAGCCTCCTCCCAATGCTCGATCACCTCAACAGGATGGAAGAAGAGAGGCTCTCTCCGGCAGCTACCCGTTCAACAGATGCTATACGTCGAAGACAGGAAGAGCGTAACGGGTACCGACAAGCCTTCAGCCTTGATGCGGATCGCATTATCCACTCCCGGGCCTATACCCGCTATATTGACAAAACCCAGGTATTTTGCATGGTCTCCAATGACCATATTACTCATCGGGTTCTCCACGTCCAGCTGGTATCACGAATTGCCAGAACGATAGGTCGCTTTCTTAAACTTAACGAAGATCTCATTGAAGCTATAGCCCTTGGCCACGACATAGGCCATGCCCCATTTGGACACGACGGAGAAAACTTTCTCGCAGATCTCTGCAGGAAACACGACCTGCCCCCCTTTCAGCATAATATTCAGTCGGTTCGTTTTTTGAACCACCTGGAACGCAAAGGACGGGGCTGGAATCTCAGTCTGCAGACCCTCGACGGTATCCTCTGTCATGATGGTGAGGTCCACGCCAACAGAATAAGCCCGGGCACCGTTAAAAACTTTGCCTCGTTTGACAGGGAGCTTGAAAAGAAAAAAGAAAATCCAGGTTACAAACTCGCTCCCATGACCTTTGAAGGGTGTGTCGTCCGCATGGCTGACACCGTGGCTTATATCGGAAGAGACATCGAAGACGCCATTCTACTGAAGCTCATACGACGCGAAGATATCCCGGAATCCTGCCGCACACAACTTGGCCGTACCAACGGAGAAATCGTTTATACCCTGGTCACAGACCTTATCCGTAACAGTGTCCTTCCATCCAGTGGTGACAGCAGAAATGGACATATCGGGTTTTCTCAGGAAATCTCCGAATTTCTCCAGGAACTGAAAACATTCAATTACAAAAACATCTATCTTCACCCCAAAACCAAGACAAATCTTCCCCTTATTCAAAACTGTTACGAAGCACTCTTTACTCACTATCTCACGCAACTGGAAAGCGGGCAGACAACAAAACCCGTAGATATCATGACCGACATGGATGCGTCCTATCTTGAATCACACACACCTGCCGCCATGGTTTGTGACTATATAGCAGGAATGACAGATGATTTCTTCCTTAAACAGGCTGCAAACGTCGGCTGTAAGGTACCAAGAAAACAATGA
- a CDS encoding SelT/SelW/SelH family (seleno)protein, producing the protein MKVSIEYCTKUNYKPRASSLGEELTTRFNADVELIASDGGVFEVVVDGRKIFSKKALNRFPEEGEIFSQIQA; encoded by the coding sequence GTGAAGGTTTCCATTGAATACTGCACGAAGTGAAACTATAAACCTCGTGCTTCCAGTCTGGGAGAAGAGTTGACTACCCGGTTTAATGCAGACGTTGAGTTGATTGCATCGGATGGTGGTGTTTTTGAAGTTGTGGTTGATGGCAGGAAGATTTTTTCCAAAAAAGCGTTAAATCGTTTTCCTGAAGAAGGTGAGATTTTTAGCCAGATTCAAGCCTGA
- a CDS encoding metal-dependent transcriptional regulator — MPTQTVPLSASLEDYIEAIYHIITKKQVARSKDIATRLSVSRASVTEALRTLSKKKLIHYAPYEPITLTTVGKKTAEDVIFRHDALKRFFTEVLAIDPKTAEEGACKVEHAAPPEVIERMISFINFLQVCPRGGDDLLEGFADYCKRGTTRNNCNECVSSCNLQTNKE, encoded by the coding sequence ATGCCTACTCAAACGGTTCCGCTCAGTGCCAGCCTGGAAGACTACATAGAGGCAATATATCATATCATAACCAAAAAACAGGTTGCCAGAAGTAAGGATATTGCAACCCGACTGAGTGTCAGCAGGGCATCCGTAACAGAAGCCCTTCGTACTCTCTCCAAAAAAAAGTTAATTCATTACGCACCCTACGAACCAATCACTCTCACTACTGTCGGAAAAAAAACAGCGGAAGACGTTATTTTTCGTCATGATGCCTTAAAGCGTTTCTTCACTGAAGTGCTTGCCATCGATCCGAAAACTGCAGAAGAAGGTGCCTGCAAAGTAGAACATGCTGCCCCTCCTGAAGTCATCGAACGAATGATTTCCTTTATCAACTTCTTACAGGTCTGCCCACGAGGTGGCGATGACCTTCTTGAAGGCTTTGCAGATTACTGTAAACGCGGGACCACCAGAAACAATTGCAACGAATGCGTCTCTTCCTGCAACCTGCAAACCAACAAAGAGTAA